In Phaseolus vulgaris cultivar G19833 chromosome 3, P. vulgaris v2.0, whole genome shotgun sequence, the sequence CCGTTTATAGTCATTGAGCAAATTCAGTTTCTTACGTGTCCACCTTGTGTCTATCGAGCTTCAACGTGATTGTTGCATTTAATGCTCTTCTTCTTTATGCAACATCCTTCATAGCTAACCATTGTATCTCCCTTGGTAGCATAACATTTTGCATCAATTCTTGGTAAAAGTACACACCGTACAAGGCATATAGCTGAGTCAGAGTTGAAAAGCTCTTTGTTTCAGGATGTTGATGGAGAAATAAACTTTTGCTTGCTTTCTAAGAGATTTCgatattgatttttattttattttgaatggaTCTCTTTCACAAATGGACATTCCTTGCAACATAGAATAAACATATgactatttatttaaatacGAGGATAACTTAGTCTATGTGCATATCGTTTATTGTTTTATGTACATTTCCTTTGTTCTTATGTGTTCATTATCAAAATTAAGAAAAGACAACACAATGTTGTATTGTCTATCAAACGAAACACTTGCATCTtacatgatttattttttttatagaactaTTATCTTACAATTGAATTATGATAATGTTTTACactcaattattttaaaacttaatcaaaatattgaatttttttcctTAACAAATTATATGTAAGCATGTGACTTTACAAAAGTTAGCattaaaaaaaaggtaaaaaggTTTCTCCCTAAATCCTTTAAAAGAACTCATATATACACTAAAAaggtaattatattttttaatgtttttattaacATAACTAAATTGGTTAAAACAACTTGTTAGACCAATAAAAGTACCAATATTGGCTGAAGAAACCATGTTGAGGTCAAAACTTGCAAAGTTGACAACATTGACTTATTATAAGTAAGGGTACATAAATATGAACTTAGAGATAAAAAGTTGACAACATTGACTTAGTGAAATGACAACTCTTGTTGCATACCTACAAAGTTGACAATATTGATTTAGAACAAGTTGTGGAAGATTAGAAAGAATATTATGCAATCTctagagaattgagaagaatgTTGTGACAGcctaaaaaagttaaaagaggAACACTATTCTTTATAGgagaaacaatattttttatagtaGGTAAAGTTTGAAGCATATAAAGTACATTCAAGCACAAATATATTTTCTCATAAGACTTAAATTCAAATATTGTACCAAAAAAATAACGGTAAAAATTAGTGTTtatagttttttgtttttatctaagtaaaatataatttgaaatctTTAATGGTATAAAACTAAATTtggaaaaattacaaaaattgtGTAATTTGGTAATGAAAATAAAAGGGTAGTTGTGGTTCAAAATATCTGTGATACGAGGCTTCAAGCTAGACATCATGTTACACACAAGTCATTATTATCCAGAATATCACAGCCTTACTTGGAAAACCAATAAGATTCGACTATCTTTTCTGTGGAAAGGTTTAATCAAgataattatgaattttatgTCCAAATTAGCCACTTGATAAGTGcaaaatttcagtaatatttcatattaaaatataggcacttatgggtattaattgataaaataagtataaaataacctctaatttatgaaattatacatttttacatattttgtgattttaatttaaataagaacgatttattctcaaatttgtgttaatttcaagattttagggaagaatggagataaTTGGGCAAAAAGAGAATATACAAAgttaaaaagggaaagttggaatgtACCAGCATCACCAAAGTTGCCCCAAACTCGCAAAAAGCCAAGACGCCACCAATGGATCTTGCTCAAGTGAGTTCATTCTCGCTAGAGCGAGATTGCTCCAGTAACGTTGGGCCTTTTACGTGAAACTCGCCCAAGCGAGCCCATTAGTGCCCAAGCAAGAAGTCACTAAAACCtaagcaaattaggttaaataggaggTTTAAGGCACAACCTTAGACATCGGTGAATCAatgattgagaggaaaacaccattgagtaaattgtaatccaattgggagaatagaaggtcttagaaaaccctagaggaggtaACCGTCAAGGAAAAACATACgaaatcttcttttcttgctcttCGTGCTTGTAACAATcatcatgtgtggctaattctacacTTTGGGGCtgggagtaatctgttcaaactcttatgtattgaggtgatatctaaacataatattttgttctagattgatgattggtattattattttgttagtaatgcTTGTTCACATTGATCTTGAAgtttagatttgactggaaagtacttctaagttttTGACCCAAGTGATAATGCTTAACCTATTTGAATGTCATGAAtagatttaaaatgttaattgctatcaacgttTGATCTTAATGAtaagttgtttttttataaatatgcgaggaatcaatatttaggaagtttcttcataatttatatgcgagaaatcgatataaatgatttttatacaagcatcaatatcaatctaaggaaacaatattgtcatgctaatcaaaatacaaaagagtgagaaagatgaacctcaatccctatttttccaattgaagcaacaaactctttgacttgttttcttattaatcattgtcaTCATAACAACTCTCAacaaaaacttttattattctgcTTCCTATTTAGTaaatcttttacttgattattcaactattttttgtaggttcgatatccgtccttagggacaaattattatttcTGACAATGCGGTGCATTTGCCGTAGAAAAGTCATTGTGAAATTAGTTGGATGTattattgagaaaaaaattacaagttgTTCACATAGAAAATAAGAGAATTTATCAAGTGAAGGCAATTCCCCCTCCAATACATTCCACAAAAATTAAAAGCCAATTTTGCAAGTCTATCAACAGTCAATTGCATGCTTGCTGCAACTCACATTTTTTAGTCTTCAACTCATAGTAATGCAGTTATTCATTCAAATTCTCCCTCTACTTCTAAACCTTTCCCCTCCACCTCCATATTAATTGTCAAAAGTTAAGTTTGacctttttaaaaattttaaatatcccTAAATGAAGTATAactttacatttttaaataacttcAATTGCGCATTCGTACTCACATACCTCTCTTCCGACCGCAACACTTTCATTCTTTTCCAGCCACGTTTGAGAGAAAAATTTCATCATTTGCGTGTGTGGAAGGGTTGACTAGAAGATTCGTTGTATTCGACGTTTCCCGtgtgaagatattttttttttaattttgtactcCATTTCTGCCTCTTGTTTTTTTTGTGacttccaaaaaaaaataaaaaataagcaaACGAAAATACAACCACCATAAGTAAAAGCACCACAAAATAAACCTCAATCACCAACGTTCACCACCAGCTATCAGTAGCCACCACAAGCAACCACCACtacttgaaaatgaaaaataagacACCACATTCTCCAACATACTCAGAAAgatattgttaaaattaaaaaaaaagtatgaaaaatataagaaagGTATGGATGTCACAAAGAATTTCCCTTCATGCTCACAATTCTTCACAATTCTTGAAGAGAATTTTGGCTTGTTAATTTCAAAACTCTTTGCCAATTTATTTgcactaaaaaaattagaatattcACCACTAATAATAAAGTCACATTTTATTCCTTTGAAATACCTGAGCAATACACCAGAATCTTCTTAGTTCATACTGCTATTTTTCATTGTATAAATTAACATGACTatattttgaatgttctaaaaaactattattaaaataaattagttttctCCAACGGGAATATCTTTTATTCTCATCTCTTTTAACTTGTCATTTTCATCTTTATACGACATGGTAGTTTAATTTAAGATATATATGTTGAGGAGATATAAGAtcaagagaaaagaaaggggAGATTGAAGGTCTTTTCCAAAGCACTAAGCTAGACCCAGTCAAAGCAGAAATaaacatttcatttggcttctGTTACACTCTCTACTACATTACAAATTCACAAATCATCAGCGATAGCTGCAGTATCCAGCTTTATATGCTACACCTAGGCCTTCTACTTGGGAGAATCCAAATGGGGAAAAGTAGGAGGTAAAACAATGAATGAATATGTGAAGGTCATAAAGGTTGTAAGTGCCTATGTACAAAcatataatatgaatattacgATCATTGGCTATGTTATCTCATGTTGCAACATAAGGGTTTTCCCTGGTCTTGCAACTTATGCCACATACAGGTCATTTGTCGTGGAGATTGGTAATGTGCAGTATAGTAATCTTCAATGCAACCAAATTGGCAGAACTTCAAGCTGTGCACATATTCAACTGCTCTTGAACTGTTGAATTGTTCTACCCACATCCCCATGCTCACATCCTCCATTTTAAATAACTACAACACATTGAAGTTGTCATCAATAAACAACCAACACTTCTACTCTTTATGTGTAAACACAAGTATGTGCACACAAACTAGCCAACTTCACACACACATAGCAAACATAATCAGGACATGTCAAGTAAAGATAATTGCAAACGTACTTTCAGTCTGTGCTTCTTGAAGTTGGATACAATGAAGTGAGCAATGTCTGAAGAGATTATATAACCTGGACCATTAGCATAGGTAGGATACTCTTCCTTTGACCATTCCTGGTAGATATGAACAATaagtttaaaacaaaacaaaacaaaagggCATAAAACAGTTAGCATGTGATGAGATGACAGTTTCAATCTTAAAAATCCTAGAGTCACAATAGCTTCAGCACACTGAAATGCAATCATGCTACGTCTCTGTTGTAACTCTTACAAGCATATGCCTAAACATAACATTTGGTCAGTTAAGAGAAGAATACCGAATGTTGCATAATCATCCACTCAGAATTTCACAATCTGCAGAAACATATTGTGCAGAACTTCAGGTAATTCAAATGCAGAAACTTCATCAGCCTGCAGGCCAGATTTCCCTAAAATTATCCATTCCAAATTCTATAATCTGGAATACAACTTTGTAATCTGGATTGTGCAATCTTGAACATTGAACAATCTGAAACACAAATTTCAACTTCCATATTTTATAACTCGAGAAGTCTCTGAATTCCACATTTcgaaatgagaaaaaaaattaaatgaaaaatgtcaaagGGTAATTTGAGTATTACCTGAAAtatggggtgcaagaagaaaggcatggaggtgcaagaagaaactatCCTCAATTCCTAATTCATAACAACTTCACGAAATtcgataatgattttttaatatttaatagtgtTTTTTTGTCTTTCTGAAATACATAAATTGTTTAGGTTTCAATACTCATCAAATGCTAAATGCAATAGTCAGACCTTAGTTAATTTATTAGTAAGaatgaaattcaaatttcattGAAAACCAAAACATCATTATAACATTTTTACACATGTGTTGTGAGAATAATACTATGAGACTTACCTATTTcatctaaataagaaaaaaaataacttaataaacaaaaaaaaattattcaaaattaatatttaattttttttcattaatttaaaaataattcttatgCAGGCTGGCCCGCGGGCCAAATGCGGAGCAGGTTGCCCCACATTGTCATCCctactctgacgctcaagtcagttcTTGGTTCGAGTAAAGGATGTTAGTTCAAGACGAGGATTATGTTACCTTTAGCCTTAGGGTGTTCTTCTATTTATAGTAATTGTGTTAGATCGTTGACTATTCAGATGATTAGGTCGGGTCCAATGGAGCCCAATTGCCATTTAATCATGATTTGTTGGTGTTTACTATTATGAAGTACTCCTTAATGGTGTTGTTAATCTTGAATGTTGTTCGGGAGGTTGCCTGTGATTTGTCGAAATGCCAGATAATTCTTGATAGGATATAGGTACTTGACAATACACTATGAGACCTCATCATCTCAATATTAGGTAGTACACTGACTCCCAAGCTCAAGTGAGGCGAAGAGTCTTAAGAAAGAAAGCTTAGTTTCTTTGTCATGTCGATGTTTTGTCGACCCCATTGGTACACTTGGTCCTCAGGCCTGAGTAAGCGAAGCCTACGAAGGGTTTAGAAAGACATAGTGTTTTTTGGATGCCGCTCTTTGGCAAAGATTTACAGGGGTGAAGTCGATCTTGGTCGAGAACGCTGAAGCGCTTTCCAAATGTCGTTCCTTACAAGGATTTGCTTGGGTGAATTCGACCTTGACCGAGAACGTTGTGGCGCTTTCCAAATGTTGTTATCGACAGGGATTCATTTGGGTGGATTCGACCTTGGTCAAGAACATTGAAACATTTTCCATATGTCATTCTCGGAaaggattcacttgggtgaattttGACCTTGGCCGAAAATGTTGTCATGTTTTCCATGTCGTTCTCGTCAGGTAGTCGTTTAGGTGAATTCACCATTGGTCGAGAACGTTGTCACGTTTTCCATATGTCGTTCTCAACAAAGATTCACTTaggtgaattccaccttggccCCGATTGAGTGCGGTAACCATGTGATGCATGCCTACCTCAAAGCTTAGGTTCTGGATACTAAAGGGCGACTTTCACGAACCGTTCAATGAACACTCACAACGACTTCGTCTTCTCTTGCCTTATATTAACCAACGCGATTGACCTGAGGTGGTGAGATCGGCTTGTAACGAATTGTGCCCTGAACTACATGACTAAGGTATCAAAACAATTGATGGAGTGGGGAGGCAATCGTGTGAACCAGCTTAGAGCGGCTCCTTTAAGGGAGGTAGGGAAGACTTAACACAGGAGTGCGTCCTCGGTCGTGTACAAGCTGACCTGGGTTACATATGCGTCTATGTGCTTGTCGGGGTCAATGGTCCCATCATACTTGTCCAAAGTCAGACTCTCCCAGTTACTTGGAAGGGAGACTTCCATTATAACCTCAGTGAGCAGATGCCGCCGGATGATGCACCGAAGGTTCCAGTTGAAGTTAATGTCTTGGTATTTAAGTGGTGAGAGTTGTCGACTTCCTCCACTTTTGGCACAGTGTGCTGATTGAACTTGGTGGGATCTCGATTCTCGTCCCTCACAATCGGGATTGTCACGCTATTGTCTAAATTCTGTCTCATGTGAGCATTCTCTGCTCTTAGGGCATTTATCTCTTCCACGTTCGTCCTTTTGAGGGTCTCCAACTCCTTCCTCATTTCCATCATCATTGCTATTGGGTCTTTTGAGTGGTTCTCCACTTCCTCTGGTGCACGTTTGTCATTACTCATCATATTTTTAGTGGTTACCATGTGGCTTTTTAGTAAGGTTTTCTTCCGACCCCAGGTGGAAGcaaaaaatgttcttacaaggtCGGATTTCCCTACATGTGAACTTCTCAGTTTTCAAGTCCTTGGCTTCTCGGTCTTTGAGTCCTCAGTAGGGGTACCTGCAATATActttgacgctcaagtcagttcTTGATCCGAGTAAAGGATGCTAGTTTAGGTTCAGGATCAGGATTATGTTACCTTTTGCCTTAGGGTGTTCTCCTATTTATTATAGTAATTGTGTTGGGTCTTTGGTTGTTCAGATGAGTAGGTCGGACCCAATGGAGCTCAATTGCCTTTTAATCATGATTTGtaggtgtttactatgaagtaCTCGTTAATGGCATCGTTAATCTTGTATGTTGTTTGGGAGGTTGTCTGTGATTTGTCGAGTGTCGGATAGTTCTCGACAGTACATCGGTACTCGGCAGTACATCAATACTTGGCAGTATATCGATACTAGGCAGTACATCAGTGCTCGGAAGTATCCTTTGGGCATGTATACAAGACATGATAGCAAAATTAATGGCATCTGAACAATCACCCATACCATATTGCATCTCATAACATTTTGTAACCATGCATTACAAAAGAAACTAGTAAAAGCAATTGTTTTAAGCCATGATCcacaaaattatataatgagCTAACTACATATGTTGAAGAAAGATACGTTATAAACAGAAATTATAAGAGAAGTTATACCTCATACGTTACTACCCATTTGCCATTACGTAGAGGCCTGTGGTGATAATTCATATTTCCAATATACAAACTTCTGCCACTTGTTACTTTTCTTACTTCGCTGATCATAGAATCTACTCTGACAAACGTGTCATCATCGCACTTCATGATATACTTGGCGGCCATTCCAATCTGCAAATAatcattttcaataaaaatcaaCCAATCATGGATGACTCAACTCTGATATTACTTGCCCATATTCAACTCTGCTATTACTCACCCCATATTCAGTGATAGCTATTGTCTTCAACACAACCAGATCATAATGATCCATGTAGGGGACAATAACAATGTCACCAAAATAATCTGCTTCTTTCTTTATCTCCACATTTAAATCTTTCCTTCCATGCTATTATCAAAAAATGAGAAATGAAACAATACTAAATATCTTTAACAAAAGAAAGGTAGTTCTGGATTATATTATACCGTCCTTGGTGGGTAGGGAAGATGCATTACTCTTACCAAGGCAACAAAGAAGCGAGCCACGACATTTGAAGATTTGACTAGTTTATGCTGCATCCACGATTTCCTCACTGCCATCCGTTCAGCAAAATGGTTGCCAGCAGAAAGTATTCCAATGAAAAGCTCTACATTTACGTGGAGAAGCAGTGGAGCTTTCCACTGAGGAAGTAATTCAATATGCATTTGTGGAGCAAAACTTGGATGTGATGTAGGTAAGGAAGCTGCAAATATAGAGTGCACATCAACATCCCCTTTTACGGATAGACCAGTGGCATCCTCAAGAGAAAAGCCCTGACAATATAGCATAACCAATTCAGAAATGTCTGAATTCACACAGCAAAAGGAAACATGATCAGTGTACCAACCGTGCGATAAGGAAAAGACGTCACATGCCTTCCATCCACACTAACATGGTAACCTTCCAATCCAGCACTTACGGTTAGAACAAATAATCTCCCCTCAACAAAAGGGTATGGCCAATCTACAGTCACCTTCTTAGTTCGCCCTATCACTCTTGTTAACCACCATGTTGCCTTTGCCTCTTCCGTGCGGCTATCATCATCACGAATCCACTTTTCACATTTCACATGTTCATCAACTACAGTAAGCACAGAAAGTCAGCAAAGGGGGCAATGTCCCTTGGACCTGACATGCTACAACAGAGAAAAATGAAGCACACCAAATGCACTCATTCACAACAGAGAATGAAAATGATAATAACAGAAAGCAGtagtgtttttttatattcaagTTCACGGATGACAAAATCAACTTAAACTGTGATCGCAGTTCTGTTGTGATTTTGTCGTTTTTCTTGATATCGtagaaaattatgaacaaatgtGGCTGAGGTGGCCATAATTGCAATGACGGATGTTTTTGAAACCTTTACAATACATACCACATTGGATTATAAAAATACAGAAATAATGTCCAGGGATATCAAGGCCCTAAGAATTACCACATCATGAAATTGACGGAGCACAAGTGCACAACCATGTTCTTTGCAGTGCATTTGGCAAACCCTTTGTACCTACATTTGGTTCGATGCCATTGGAAATCAAAGATGCTAACCATGCTTTTAATGCAGTTCACAGCCCCAATTCAAAATCATGATGCTAATAAAAGAAAACACATCATAAACCATTTTCAAAACTGAAAATGAGAAAGGATGAAATGAATCACCAGTATCCTCATCAGCCCGGGATTTCCATCCCTCACACCTGAGAGCAGAACCCCACTGCATCCTGTAACAAGTGTTCTGTTCAATAACAGGCTTCCCAGTATAATCCCCCTTCAACCTGGGGTTGAAATGCAGTATCCTGGGAGGCTCTTCCTTGTCCACACTCTTCAAACCCTGAAGCTCCATCATGAACTGTGACACCATCACCTTCCCCTCCCCTTCCTTCACCACAGATATTTTAGGATCATCCTCCCAGTGAGCCCAACGAGGGGTCCCCACAACAGTAAAATGAGACCCCAATGTCAAGCCACAAGGAAGCATCATCACCTTGACCCCTTTCTCCCCCCTCAATTCAGAACCAGGTAAAGATATTGAATGCTGACACGAATCAGAAAGGTTCTCAGCCTTGAACCTTGTCACATTCTCGGTTTTCATCACACTCTCCACTTCTTCCCAAAGCCTCTTCCCTTCAAACCAAGCATGCCTAGCAGCCTTGTGGAGTTCAGAAACCTCGTTTTTAGCAACACTACTGTCGTTCAAAGCCTCAATAAAACTCAAGGTAGAAACTTTCTGCAACCCCTGCATGGTTTTTCGATGCACTGAACCTTGGAACACCCTTTGTGAGGGAGAGTTTGAGGCTTTGGTGAGAAGCCTGTATTGGTGTTCCATTCCCAGCAAGGAGGAAACTGACACAGACCTGGTGAAAGCAAGAGAAGTTTCGACTTCGAAGGTGGTGAAGAGCAAATAGAGAAACATCATGGCCATGAAAATTTGAAGAGGTTTAGGCCTATAGGAAAGGAGCTGCAATGGGTCTAGCTTCTTCACCCTCTTCATTGTCTTAAAAATTCACAAACTTTTGCATCACAAAACAGAGGAGAATGAAGTTATTGCATCAACAAGGGCTTGGGAATGGTAGCTTAGCCGTAAAGTAGAAACGAATCAACTCCACCAGCTTGTTCACTATCCAAAAAGAGAACCAGAGAAAAAGTTGTCCACTGTGTAAAGTTTGAAActttgttaaaaattattttcttttttttaatgctattttttttcagctaaaatttatttattttttgtttactaAAACTtggtttttttaatattaatatttataattaaaaaaattaatgaaaatataaaatgttaaaataattaaaaaaattataaataattaaagtattaatatttattgagtAGGGTGGAGTATgggtttaaaaaaatcaattttgttatCCAAAATACAGTGATACAGATTAAAATGTATGAAGCACTATTTTGTTTGTTCATAATGTAATCATAAAAATTTAAGTtagttttttaactttaaaataagatttaaaaaatcatttatttgaAAAGTATATAGGATTttcttattaaatttaattatttattttaaaaaatagacaaatatataaaaaaaacaaaaattacttatttaattaaaaataattttaaaaaataaatacatacaaTCAGTCCTgattgtttaaaatttattttaaaaaatgaatactAATAATTACTTATTTAATCCTCTTAAAAggaaatatttttatgttttttaaaataacttaaacAGAGaagtatttaaataataaaatgaaaatatttacaCAGTGAGTAACATTGTGTTTAAACCAAGGCTATTAAAAATATCCCAAGGATTAATTATGTATGGGATTTTAATTAGAATCAGACATTCTCAACTTTTGATAATCACAAACCTTGTTTAAGAATTATGTCTTATGAGACATCATGAAGGAGTTGGAAACACATGTTGTCATGAATTGTACAGCTCACATTGTTCAGCCTCCAGCTCCAGCTAGGGCAGCTTAGGTTGTCAACTTGTTTATTCTGTATCCATGAATCAACGTAGCTTGGTTGttgaataaaataatacaatttgaGTTGCTTTATATTGCATGGTTAA encodes:
- the LOC137806636 gene encoding hydroxyproline O-galactosyltransferase GALT6-like translates to MKRVKKLDPLQLLSYRPKPLQIFMAMMFLYLLFTTFEVETSLAFTRSVSVSSLLGMEHQYRLLTKASNSPSQRVFQGSVHRKTMQGLQKVSTLSFIEALNDSSVAKNEVSELHKAARHAWFEGKRLWEEVESVMKTENVTRFKAENLSDSCQHSISLPGSELRGEKGVKVMMLPCGLTLGSHFTVVGTPRWAHWEDDPKISVVKEGEGKVMVSQFMMELQGLKSVDKEEPPRILHFNPRLKGDYTGKPVIEQNTCYRMQWGSALRCEGWKSRADEDTVDEHVKCEKWIRDDDSRTEEAKATWWLTRVIGRTKKVTVDWPYPFVEGRLFVLTVSAGLEGYHVSVDGRHVTSFPYRTGFSLEDATGLSVKGDVDVHSIFAASLPTSHPSFAPQMHIELLPQWKAPLLLHVNVELFIGILSAGNHFAERMAVRKSWMQHKLVKSSNVVARFFVALHGRKDLNVEIKKEADYFGDIVIVPYMDHYDLVVLKTIAITEYGIGMAAKYIMKCDDDTFVRVDSMISEVRKVTSGRSLYIGNMNYHHRPLRNGKWVVTYEEWSKEEYPTYANGPGYIISSDIAHFIVSNFKKHRLKLFKMEDVSMGMWVEQFNSSRAVEYVHSLKFCQFGCIEDYYTAHYQSPRQMTCMWHKLQDQGKPLCCNMR